TGGCACTAAGCATTACGGGAATAGGCCTTGCAGTATTCGTTTTATTCAAGGCAAAAAAACACCAACGGGGGATGTAGGTCTAAAAGCGGTGATCTCTCCATAAAATGATGTTAAAGGAGGGATGTCCAATGCTGCTGCTTAAACAAAAAATAAGGACAGCCGGATGGGGAATCAGTCTGGTTGTCTTTTTCATTATGCTAACCGGATGCGGCTGGAAAGAAAACGCCGTTCAAACCGTAATGAAATCCGTTGAAGATGCCCAAGTAGTGGCATCCCTGAATAATACGGCTGAACAGATGTATGAATCTATCATGCAGGGAGATGAGGGTCGCGGAAAACAGGAACTGGAACGACTGGCAGCAAGTCTTCAAGAGACAGGGATCGTTGGTTTTGCTTCCAGCCATGCGGCTCAAGCATTGCAGGAAGCTATGGACGAGGGACAGACCCTGTTTGCCTCTTCAGGCAAGACCGCAGAAGACAAAGAAAGAACTGCCGCTAAAATCCGTCTGGCCATGGATGCTATTGCACATCCCAAGCAGCCTTTGTGGTTGCAGTATGACCGGCTGATCCGGGATGATAATCATAAACTATGGGCTGCCGCCCTGTCTGAATCACCAGAAGCCATGATTGCCGCGTTCAATGATTTGCTTCGGCATATTGCCCGCGTAAGGCCGGCTCTTCTGCTCAGCAAGGATGCCGGGGCTGTAGGAAGGCTGGACAATGAAATCATGGCGATGAGAAATGAGCTTTCCCGTTCTGACATATCCGGTAAACGGGTGCAGGAACGGCTTGTAACGCTTCAGCGGACAATAGACAGTTTATGGAATCAAGGAGAAGAAAGCACGTTTCTTCCCGTAGCCGATCCTCAAAAACCAATTATATGGACTCTGGGTATAGGGTCCGCCATTGTGCTGACTTTGTTTTATGCTGCATACAGGATGTATGGGCTCAGGAAGCAGGCAATCTCCATTCCGGGAAGACGCAAACCCTAATTTTCTTTAAAACCTTCACCCAGCACCTCATGTACTTCATTGATAATGATAAAAGCACGGGGGTCAATTTTATTAACCAGGTCTTTGAATTGTTTCATTTCGCGCCGGTACACAACACAATATACAACTTCCTTTTCCATCTTGGAATAAGCGCCCTTAGCCGGAAAGAGGGTAACTCCGTGGTCCATTTCTTTCGTGATGACATCCGCAATCTCCTGAGGGTGGTTCGTTATAACGGTAAATGCTTTGGCTGCGTGCGTACCTTCTGTAATAAAGTCAATCATTTTGGAACCGACAAATACGGTAACAAGTGTGTAGAGAACTTTTTCTTTCGGTATGTACAATAATGAACTGGTAATGACAATCACATCGATAAACAAGATGACCTGCCCGACGCTCAGGCCTTTTTTCTTTTGGACAAACCGGGCCAGAATGTCTGAACCGCCCGTGGTCCCTCCATAACGAAACACAAATCCCAGGCCGGTTCCAATGGTAACTCCCGCATACAGTGCGGCCAGGATATAATCCTGCTTTGTTGCAAACGGAATAATCCATCCGTGTTTGATAAACGTTTCCATAACCCATAAAAAGAAGGACAGGGAAACAGTTCCGAAGATGGTATAGGACATGGCTTCCTTGCCGAAAGCCCTCCAGCCTAAATAAAATAATGGAATGTTGATGACGAGATTCGTGATGGATGGAGGTACATCAAACGCATATTTTAACAGAAGGGCCACACCTGTAACCCCGCCTTCCATAAGTTCATTCGGAATGACAAAATAATGCAGTCCGAATGCAAAAATGGCCGTGCCTACAGCTATCGGAATTAGTTGGGAAAGGCGCCGGGCAAAACGTTTGGACGACATAGATGACCTCCTTAAAATAAGGGTATAATGGAAAGATAATCGTTTCCTGTTATACCTTGTTTCTTTTGATTCCAAAAAGGATAAAAAAATTTGTCATACGTCAGGCTTTGCGATAACATGAAGAAAAAGACAACTGGAGGGAAAAAGCATAATATGACAGACCGTTCCCTTAAAGAACTTCAAGCGGAAGTTCATGAATATATTTCCCAGTTTAAAGAAGGATATTTCAGTCCGCTTGCCATGCTGGCAAGAATGTCTGAAGAAGTGGGTGAGTTGGCCAGAGAGGTAAATCATTATTATGGGGAAAAGCCTAAAAAGCCCACCGAGGAAGACAATTCCATCGAGCTTGAACTCGGAGATATCCTCTTCATCACGATTTGTTTTGCCAACTCCCTTGGTATTGATCTGGCAGAGGCTCACGGAAAAGTAATGAGAAAGTTCCAAACCCGAGATGCCGGACGCTGGACGAAAAAGGACACCGAAACAAGTTAAATTACATATGCTGTACCATCCTACTTTCCTTGAATATTCTAGTAAAGGTAAGGCTGAGAGGGGGATGTGTACATGAACGGTGAACAGGAGATACAAAAAGCTTACCAGGCTCTTCTGGACAATGATTTTGAACAGGCTATTGATTGTTTTGAACAAGCTGTCAGGAGAGATCCTCTCAATGCGGATTTTCATTACAAGCTGTCTATTAGCTGCGCAAGAAGCGGTAAGCTGAAAAAAGCTCTTGCTCACGCAAGAGATGCCTTGCGGCTTGCCCCGAATGATGAGGTTTATTTACTTCATTCCCGGAACTTGAAAGCAAAATCCCTGATGCAGCAAGCCGGAAAGTTTTTGAAAGAGGGAAAGAATGAACAGCATAAGGCTATCCGTTTGTTGAAGGAAGCCGTTATTTTGGATCCGCTGTTCTTCGAGGCATTCATTCTGCTCTCCGTTTCTTATGATGATCTTGAGGACTACACGATGGCTCTAAAAAGCGTTCACGAAGCACTAAAATTAAATCCGGCAGATGAAACGGCACAGACTCTCCGGGCTGAATATGAGAACAAATTGAAGGCATTTTTACACAGGTGAATCAATTTCATAACTTAGATTTCCATCCGAACGGGTACAAGATGCAGTTAAATCTGAACCGTATTCATCTACATCTTCTCAATTAAACGCTGACCAGTTGTTTTATGAAATTGATTCGGGTAGATAACATGAAAATACAAAGAAATATACCATTGCCGCATATAAGGAAGGGGTTTTAATTCATGACCAGACAAATACGTGTAGCAGTAGCCGGAGCAAGCGGCAGAATGGGACGTGAAGTAATAAAGATGCTTCTTCAGGATGAAGAACTGGTTCTGGCAGCAGGGGTGGACCGCTCAAGCGGCCCCCTGGATCTTGGAAACCTGGTCGGAATGGAAGCTTGCGGGGTTATCATGATGAATAATTTAGAACAGGCGCTTATAGAAACAAGGCCGGACGTTTTGGTTGATTTTACGGCTCCTGAGTCTGCCCTGGATCATACAAGCCTGGCCATTAAGCATGGGGTGCGTCCTGTGATAGGCACGACCGGTTTTTCTCCAGGGGATATCGAAACGCTGGACAAGCTATGCCTCGAAAAAGGCATTGGCGGCTTAATAGCCCCCAATTTTTCCATCGGGGCCATCCTGATGATGAAATTTGCAGCTCAAGCGGCAAAATATTTCCCAAATCTTGAAATCATTGAGTACCATGGAGATCAAAAGCTAGATGCACCTTCGGGGACATCTGTAAAAACGGCTGAGATGATCTCACAAGTGAGGGAAGAGATAAGACAAGGCAACCCTAGGGAAAAGGAGATACTGGAGGGGGCCCGCGGGGCTTATTATAATGGGTTTCGCATTCACAGTGTACGTCTTCCCGGAGTATTCGCGCAGCAGGAAGTGATTATGGGAGCCTTCGGCGAATCTCTGAAAATTCGTCATGACTCATATGATAGAGCAGCTTATATGCCGGGAGTTAAGGTAGGTATACAAAAAGTAATGGAGTATACAGGGCTGGTTTATGGTTTTGATCATTTCATAGAGTAAAACTTTAAAATGGAACTGGAGAAACAAAAAACAGCCTTTGTTCCAGAATTTTATCGGTAGCCCGGCATAAGGAGAGTGGGGACAGCTATGTTTAAAATCGCATTCATTGCACATGACCGAAAAAAAGAAGAAATGGTGAACTTCACCACGGCCTATGAGAAAGCATTTCAGGGCCATCAGTTATATGCAACAGGTACTACAGGGCTTCGTATTATGGAAAAAACAAGTCTGCAGATTCACCGTTTTATGTCCGGCCCGCTTGGCGGGGATCAGCAGATAGGTGCCCTTGTCGCACAAAATGAGATGGACCTCATTATATTCCTGCGCGATCCTTTAATGGCACAGCCCCATGAACCTGATATTACCGCTTTGCTCAGGCTATGTGATGTTCAGGGAATTGCGCTGGCTACAAATGTGGCTTCCGCCGAGATATTAGTTAAGGCACTGGACCGTGGGGATTTTGCCTGGAGAGAAGTGGTACATAAATATAGGCAGCAGGGTGAGGGACATGAGTGAACGGCTCGACCTGCTCATATTCGGTGCTCATGCGGACGACGCTGAGATAGGCATGGGCGGTACGATTAAAAAACACGTTCTTCAGGGGTACAGGGTAGGAATTTGTGATTTGACCCGTGCCGAGATGTCCTCTAACGGTGACGTGGATACCAGACTGAAGGAAGCTGAAGCGGCTGGAGAAATTTTGGGCTTGGCTCTGCGTAAAAACCTGGGTCTGCCTGATCGGGGACTGAGCCTTTGCAAAGAGCACATCGATGCGGTTACGATACAGATCCGGAAGTACAAACCTCGTGCCGTTTTCGCCCCTTACTGGGAGGACCGGCACCCTGATCATGTTGCTTGTTCAAAACTAGTAGAGGAAGCGGTATTCAATGCGAAGCTGCGTCGTTATCTTCCGGATGCAGATCCGTGGACGGTTGAGCAGGTATATTTTTACTTTATTAATGATGTCGTACAGCCGGATGTGATGGTGGATGTCACGGCGGTTTACCCGTACAAAGTGAAGGCGCTGGAAACGTACCGCAGCCAATTTATTCCGGGAGAGAATACTGTTATGACTCCGCTTAATCAAGAATATGTGGAGCGGGTGCGGGCACGGGATCAACTCTTGGGACAGAAAAGAACAATAGGATGTGCCGAGGGGTTCATAACGAGGATTCCCTTCATGCCAGATACTTTGCTGTAGCCGTTTGGAGAGGATATAAACCTATGAAAGAAAAACTGAAAATAGGCATCACTTGTTATCCTTCTTTAGGGGGATCCGGAGTAGTTGCGACAGAACTGGGAAAATTGCTGGCCGAACAAGGGCACGAGGTACATTTTATAGCTCACAGTATGCCGTTTCGGCTGGGCAGATTCGATAAAAACGTATTTTATCATGAAGTGGAAGTCAGTGATTATTATGTGTTTAAATATCCTCCCTATGATCTTTCCCTGGCGAGTAAGCTCGCACAAGTAGCGCGGATGCAGGAGCTTGACTTGCTTCACGTCCATTATGCGATCCCCCATGCTGTTTGTGCCTTGCTGGCCAAGCAAATGGTGGGGGATCATCTGAAAGTGGTGACAACGCTTCATGGGACGGATATCACGGTTCTTGCACAGGACGCATCGATCAGCAATATGATCCGTTTCGCCATTAATGAAAGCGATGCGGTAACAGCTGTATCTGAAGATCTGATCCGCGAAACCAGGCAGACACTGGACATACAAAAACCAATTCACAAAATATACAATTTTGTGGATAAGCGTATGTATTATCCGAGACCTGTCGAAG
This Paenibacillus larvae subsp. larvae DNA region includes the following protein-coding sequences:
- a CDS encoding YitT family protein; amino-acid sequence: MSSKRFARRLSQLIPIAVGTAIFAFGLHYFVIPNELMEGGVTGVALLLKYAFDVPPSITNLVINIPLFYLGWRAFGKEAMSYTIFGTVSLSFFLWVMETFIKHGWIIPFATKQDYILAALYAGVTIGTGLGFVFRYGGTTGGSDILARFVQKKKGLSVGQVILFIDVIVITSSLLYIPKEKVLYTLVTVFVGSKMIDFITEGTHAAKAFTVITNHPQEIADVITKEMDHGVTLFPAKGAYSKMEKEVVYCVVYRREMKQFKDLVNKIDPRAFIIINEVHEVLGEGFKEN
- the bshB1 gene encoding bacillithiol biosynthesis deacetylase BshB1, which encodes MSERLDLLIFGAHADDAEIGMGGTIKKHVLQGYRVGICDLTRAEMSSNGDVDTRLKEAEAAGEILGLALRKNLGLPDRGLSLCKEHIDAVTIQIRKYKPRAVFAPYWEDRHPDHVACSKLVEEAVFNAKLRRYLPDADPWTVEQVYFYFINDVVQPDVMVDVTAVYPYKVKALETYRSQFIPGENTVMTPLNQEYVERVRARDQLLGQKRTIGCAEGFITRIPFMPDTLL
- a CDS encoding sporulation protein YpjB, producing MLLLKQKIRTAGWGISLVVFFIMLTGCGWKENAVQTVMKSVEDAQVVASLNNTAEQMYESIMQGDEGRGKQELERLAASLQETGIVGFASSHAAQALQEAMDEGQTLFASSGKTAEDKERTAAKIRLAMDAIAHPKQPLWLQYDRLIRDDNHKLWAAALSESPEAMIAAFNDLLRHIARVRPALLLSKDAGAVGRLDNEIMAMRNELSRSDISGKRVQERLVTLQRTIDSLWNQGEESTFLPVADPQKPIIWTLGIGSAIVLTLFYAAYRMYGLRKQAISIPGRRKP
- a CDS encoding nucleotide pyrophosphohydrolase encodes the protein MTDRSLKELQAEVHEYISQFKEGYFSPLAMLARMSEEVGELAREVNHYYGEKPKKPTEEDNSIELELGDILFITICFANSLGIDLAEAHGKVMRKFQTRDAGRWTKKDTETS
- a CDS encoding tetratricopeptide repeat protein; amino-acid sequence: MNGEQEIQKAYQALLDNDFEQAIDCFEQAVRRDPLNADFHYKLSISCARSGKLKKALAHARDALRLAPNDEVYLLHSRNLKAKSLMQQAGKFLKEGKNEQHKAIRLLKEAVILDPLFFEAFILLSVSYDDLEDYTMALKSVHEALKLNPADETAQTLRAEYENKLKAFLHR
- the dapB gene encoding 4-hydroxy-tetrahydrodipicolinate reductase, whose protein sequence is MTRQIRVAVAGASGRMGREVIKMLLQDEELVLAAGVDRSSGPLDLGNLVGMEACGVIMMNNLEQALIETRPDVLVDFTAPESALDHTSLAIKHGVRPVIGTTGFSPGDIETLDKLCLEKGIGGLIAPNFSIGAILMMKFAAQAAKYFPNLEIIEYHGDQKLDAPSGTSVKTAEMISQVREEIRQGNPREKEILEGARGAYYNGFRIHSVRLPGVFAQQEVIMGAFGESLKIRHDSYDRAAYMPGVKVGIQKVMEYTGLVYGFDHFIE
- the mgsA gene encoding methylglyoxal synthase is translated as MFKIAFIAHDRKKEEMVNFTTAYEKAFQGHQLYATGTTGLRIMEKTSLQIHRFMSGPLGGDQQIGALVAQNEMDLIIFLRDPLMAQPHEPDITALLRLCDVQGIALATNVASAEILVKALDRGDFAWREVVHKYRQQGEGHE